AGGGATGGGAGTGGTGCAGTGaagcattttttttaacaaagacGATAGCATGAATGAGACAGACAACTTACACTAAAATTACCAGGTTCAAAACAAACCACATCATAAGAATGCAAAAAGGATTTAGATCAGAATCAAAAACCTTAATTAGCAAACAACCAGGTTAACCCTAAATATCTTAATTTCAAGAATCCAAAGAAAACCAACCCATTTAAAACAGTCAGGCCAGTTGAAGGTTAACGTTTGAGGCCATTACCCAGGTCAAAGCAACAGCCTGACTGATCTCAGCAACTGCCAGCAGCACCATTTCTCAAATAAGAACAGACCAACATTCTTTCTTGCAATGGATTTTAAGAACATAATGTAAATGGCTCATAAAATGTTTTGTctgaatttattatattatgcaTCCACAGCAGGGCAATCAATCATTTATGCTATAGATGAAGCCTGCCACATTAAAGTGAAATGTCCGAAAGAGGAATGCACTACCCAACTATCCTCAATCAAATGGTTGAAGTGAGTGATTCACACAAGTAAACCCCCCATCAACCATTAGATTTCTTGCGTCGCATGCTGCAACTGTAAGCAACCAACTCAAGTTTCCCGAATTCTGGGAAAGCTTTTCAGGAATCCACAGCACAGTGACAGTAATATTCAAGAAATAAATAGATGAGCTTTCAAGTCCTCATCCGATCTGTGAAGATTGTCAATTAACTGTTCAAGTTCACCATTTGCATTCTCATTTGAACTTTCAGGCTAAATGGTATTTCGTAAGAATCGATGACTGCAAATTAACATTTAAGGAATAGAATGACATGATCTCAGCAACTGCCTGCAGCACCATTTCTCAAATAAGAACAGACCAACATTCTTTCTTGCAATGGATTTTAAGAACATAATGTAAATGGCTCATAAAATGTTTTGTctgaatttattatattatgcaTCCACAGCAGGGCAATCAATCATTTATGCTATAGATGAAGCCTGCTACATTAAAGTGAAATGTCCGAAAGAGGAATGCACTACCCAACTATCCTCAATCAAATGGTTGAAGTGAGTGATTCACACAAGTAAACCCCCCATCAACCATTAGATTTCTTGCGTTGCATGCTGCAACTGTAAGCAACCAACTCAAGTTTCCCGAATTCTGGGAAAGCTTTTCAGGAATCCACAGCGCAGTGACAGTAATATTCAAGAAATAAATAGATGAGCTTTCAAGTCCTCATCCGATCTGTGAAGATTGTCAATTAACCGTTCAAGTTCACCATTTGCATTCTCATTTGAACTTTCAGGCTAAAAGGTATTTTGTAAGAATCGATGACTGCAAATTAACATTTAAGGAATAGAATGACATGATCTCAGCAACTGCCTGCAGCACCATTTCTCAAATAAGAACAGACCAACATTCTTTCTTGCAATGGATTTTAAGAACATAATGTAAATGGCTCATAAAATGTTTTGTctgaatttattatattatgcaTCCACAGCAGGGCAATCAATCATTTATGCTATAGATGAAGCCTGCTACATTAAAGTGAAATGTCCGAAAGAGGAATGCACTACCCAACTATCCTCAATCAAATGGTTGAAGTGAGTGATTCACACAAGTAAACCCCCCATCAACCATTAGATTTCTTGCGTTGCATGCTGCAACTGTAAGCAACCAACTCAAGTTTCCCGAATTCTGGGAAAGCTTTTCAGGAATCCACAGCGCAGTGACAGTAATATTCAAGAAATAAATAGATGAGCTTTCAAGTCCTCATCCGATCTGTGAAGATTGTCAATTAACCGTTCAAGTTCACCATTTGCATTCTCATTTGAACTTTCAGGCTAAAAGGTATTTTGTAAGAATCGATGACTGCAAATTAACATTTAAGGAATAGAATGACATGATCTCAGCAACTGCCTGCAGCACCATTTCTCAAATAAGAACAGACCAACATTCTTTCTTGCAATGGATTTTAAGAACATAATGTAAATGGCTCATAAAATGTTTTGTctgaatttattatattatgcaTCCACAGCAGGGCAATCAATCATTTATGCTATAGATGAAGCCTGCTACATTAAAGTGAAATGTCCGAAAGAGGAATGCACTACccaactatcatcctcaatcaaaTGGTTGAAGTGAGTGATTCACACAAGTAAACCCCCCATCAACCATTAGATTGAGTCCACTGATGTACTTGGCTTCGTCGCTTGCCAAGTAGAGCACAGCCTGTGCTACATCATCTACCATCAGTTCTGCGCCTTTCAAGTTGGCATGGCTACCAGCAAAGGACAGAAACCCCTTCAGTGCAGCCTCCCGCCTTTCATTCTCAGGCAAATGAGGCATAGAGAGGCTTGTGGGGGTCGCATATGGTGAGACACAATTCACACGTATCCCATGCCTCCCCAGTTCTGCTGCCACATTTCTAGTGAGCCCCAGCACAGCATGCTTGGATCCTGTGTATCCATGCGGACCCATCCCTCCAATTACACTTGCTACACTGGCCAGCGAAATAATGGAGCCCTTGCTTTTGGGAATCATGACACGGCTTGCATGCTTCATCCCAAGAAACACACCATTCACGTTCACATCAAACACCTTCTTGAATTCTTTAAGGTCAACATTGCGGATATCCACCACCTTGCTGCCAGTGATACCAGCATTATTGACCAAGATATCGATGGTACCATACTTACGAACTGTGAAGTCAACAGCACGGTGAACATCATCTTCGATGGTAACATCGCAGTGGAAGAAGACAACATACGGATCACCACCAAGTGACTTGCAGAGTTGCTGGCCAAGGTTGTCTTGGATATCAACAACACAAATCTTTGCACCATGCTCCCTGAAGAGCCTGACAATGCTTTCACCGATACCCATAGCTCCACCGGTTACAAGAGCTACCTTCCCTTCcagtcttcaaattcaaatattAAGACATTTCTTTGAGAATTGAAGGGGAATATTTCTCTATGATTCAGATAAAGATATTGGCTTTAAGAGAAAAACAATTAATATACAACTTAATAGACAACATAAGAGAGCAAGTACAtggagaaatatattattagaaCTCTTTCAACCCCCTCGTAGTACAACAAAATCTAGGTACAAATAAACTTCCATACATAGGCTTGTAGAAAAGAAGTTGGTGCAAGATACATTCAATTTTGAGGAAGACTAAGAAGAGAGACAAGAAAGAAATAACATGATGCGCTAACTTTATCAGTTCTCATGGTTAGGACAGTtggaaaagagaagggatgacaGCTTGGTTCTCTATAACatggagcaatgaaacaaaTGAAGAAAGGAAATGAAAGCTTCAAGAGAGTCCCAAATTTCAGAGTTAAATAATTTTGTCCTTCCAGATGGAAAGGATAGCAATCTTTCATTTCCAATTCCATGTACATCTAGAAAGTAGCAAAACAAGCTTAACAAAATGTTTCATAGAGTAGGAAagataattttttcaaaatttcctCTTATGGGGCATGTAATTCAAAAAGTTAATTTCAAATATAAGTCCACTCATCAACATAATTAGACAACACTCTAGATAcgatgtgttaaatggtgaaaTCTTGTATACCAAATATATAAATTCACAACaaaatatctttttctttttactctttTTACAACAAACATAGTCCATAATACATCAAGCGAGGCCAACACGATCTTGCTTGCAGGAGTTTAAACAGTGACATTCCAAAAATTTTTCCTATATACAATATAAATGGGCACACATATAAGTACACATGCATAAACAAACATACTGCAATATTTTAAGAATTTCTTATTTCCCACTTCCATGTGTTCTGTGCTTTTAGCAAAGCTCTTAGTCACCGGAGAAGCCCACTATTTGTTGAGCACATTATGGGTCCTAGAGGATCCTTGTACAAGGCCAAAGTTCGTCGTCTCGGTACcagaccccgtaccggtgcaacattagcacagtgtcggtacggtacggagtttttttggcataccgagtgtcggtacgctaTTCGTACTGGTACCAAACAGGTATGGTACGCCCTGTACTGCTCGATTCGGGCCAATACGGCGTACCTTGTACAAGGCAATTCAACAATCTATTCTACAAGGATAAGAACCCATTCCACTCATCCAATCATTCCATGTCTATTTGCAAGACATCTATGGATTCAAGGATTGCATCAAAGCCTTCAACATTTTTCTAATATATAGGGAAGATAATAAGCCAACTGACTGGCTAACTAATTACTCTAGCCGGCCAAAGGACCGCTAGTGCGGAAATCTCAATTCCCTTGAGACTTACTAGATCTACCCTTAGTGGATTCTTTCAGTCATATTTTTGAGATGCAATTCCAGGTTCCCCTTGTTGAATAAGTCTTGAGTTTACCGACCCTAGAAAGTCAAAAATGTACATTTTTCCTGGAGAAAGAGCAAGTGAAGTGAGTGGAGCGCAGCACAATGAGCAAAAATCaaatttgcattttttttctacAAATTCAATTTATCACCCATGAGCAAGATCAAATTAAAAACATAAGAGGAACCTCCAATAAGGCTTTTAGCCTTGTCTGTGTTGGTTTTGCCTTTAATTGATCAGTTTTGAATATAGGTGACTGAAACTATTGAAACTCTAAAAACTGCCGTCAGTCTGAAACCAAATCCAGACACAACCAAAACTTGAAAACTTTGTCCAAAACTTAAATTTTGGGCTGTATTTTGCTTAAGAACTATTTAGAAAATTTACCAGTTGAAAAtttcatttttcaaaaaaaaaatcaggtagCTATATTCCCATGAGCAGTAATTCTCTACTTTGCAGTTTAACAGCAATATTCATACTTAGGCTTTCGGTGtctctctctttcccccttTCTTCCCGCAGATGTGTTTGACGAGGTAGGGGGTTGTTCTACTTTTGAGATAAGATTTTTGCCTCATTATTGTTTCATACCATTCTAAAATGCTTCAAATTACTAACTCAAATAATTAGAAATTACATGTTTCCTGAGTACTTGTAAAATAGTGGAAGATACTGTGTGAAAAGTTCTGTAACTAGTTTGAAACAGAAGAAAATTATGGAGTCGCAGTCACTTGATTGTAGCAGGCTCCTTTTGAAACATTTAGTTGAATTTTAAAATGTAAGAGATGCTTTTCTTCTTAGTAATTTTCCCTTTACAAAAGTTGCATACTCTACTATATATAGTTACCAACTACAAAATCCACTCATAGATGACATCAACACTACAGGGATTTCCAATTCAAGGAAACAGTTGAATAGGACAATGGAAGGAAGTAAGCTGCACGAAATCCTAGAATGCAAGTCTCCAAAATTATCCAAAAAATTATCATTGAAACATTGGAAGTACTATTGTTAAACAGATTTTTTGCAAATTCTGAGTTgtttattaaatttattagtCATTCCAGATTTCTATCTCATATATTATGAATTTGCCATTTCTGCATACATTTCTCATAAATATAACTTCTACCATGACTATCAAGCCTTATCCAGGTCATCTTTATGAATCCGTCATCTCCAGTTCTCGTTAATTTTTGTCAAGCTAATCAGTGTCTCTGCAACTTATTGCAAATCATTTCTCGCAACATGAACCATGTTATCTCTTGGTTTCTGCTCCTTTGGGAAACTTCCAGAGTCCCAGACACATATGAGTTAATCTTCTCACAAGAAACTGTTCAAAATTACTGAACATGTCCATATGATTTGTCAGCCCTGCTTCCGTTAACCAAATTATTCCCCACCTTAGCCTTCCTAGGTCTACCATGCTACACATCTTGTGTGCTTGGCTCTTTTTCTTATTCACCATTGCAAATCATTAAAAATTGTAAAGTATAAAGTGTGATGTTCATTCTAGGACTAGATAAAAATGGTAAAGAATTGATTCCAGGATGATAATTAGTTGCGCAAAAGAAGAGCTCTTCATAAGTTTGTCATATTCCTTTTTAATGCTTCTCTATTTATCCTTAAATTGTTGTGTATTTCCAATACCAGGTCAAAAGACAAAAACTAAAAGTAAAAAACATCAAACAAACCAgactaaaccatgaaagagaaagaaaaagacaaatgaagaaagagaagaaagctaAAATTCAAATCTTCTCCCTAATATTTTCAAGTCCTGCTTAGTGGATTCTCTAGCATTAGAAAGACCACAAAATGGAATGGATGCTTAGCTGCACAAGAAGGAGATCTATCATCATCCAATCCACATTTTTTTCAAGAGGCCTCTCCATGCAACACAAGAATTATGTATGGAGAAATCAGTAACAtatgaaggaaagaaagaaaagaagaaaagaagataaaGGAAGAACGGTGAAGGTGTCTAATACAATGGTCCTCTCTCAAATAGGATAATTCTTATGTGGCTTTTGAGTTACAATGGTTTGATTTTGGATAGAGGAAAAAGTTTCATCCATACATGATTGGTTAATAACTAATAGGCTCGGACTTTTCAGCAACAATAAAAGAATAAACTTCGAGGAACTAAATGATCAACTTTTCAGCTCATGTAATGAGGCATGGGAAAGGAAGCATGGCACGAAGCAAGAAAGGTTCAAGGAAAATTAGACCTGCCACTACACTCTCTGCAATGTAGGAGTATCTTCAATTAGCCAACAATGAGAGAGCCATGTTCGTGGGTTACTTCTTTCGGGTGTTTTCATCAAGAAAAGAACCATGCAACTTCCTCTCTTCTAGAAAgtcataaatcttaagaatgtcAAAACACATGCTTCGAATAATGTTATCTCTATAATTAAAGTACATGATCATGGTATTCATAGTACATTTGAAACCCAAAGTTTTTACCGAGAAAAGATCTTTTACCAGGACAATTTATACGAGACAATATGTATAATATTGAATATTTGGCAATCAAATACAAAACAAATACCATGATTATACAGTTCCTCGAGAAAAATGAAACCGTTGTTGGGCGTACAAATATAGCACACATCTTGGAATGCTAGAACAGAATctttccagaataaaataaaagtgGCAGTTTTTTCAATTGTTAAATATTTGTAGAACAAGAAAAAACaataagagaaaaagagaaaaaaagaagtgattttatttttttattccatCACATTCGATACATCTCAGGAGTTATATATACTTGTATATAGActccatataagaaaaataatataggccgATACATGATCACACTAATAAACGAAAATATTATGGGTGATATAAGTTGTTATGTGATCCataaaatcactctaacaagatcatgctaacaaagaaaaataatataggttaaTACAGGATcacgctaataaagaaaaatattatgggtgATGCAGCTTGTTACGTGATCccaaaaattatgctaatatcTCTCCTCAAACTTAAGATGGTACTGTAGGTgccaatttaaatttgaaaattagATCACAAATGTACCCAGAACCTGATGTATTACATCAATAGTTGAAGTAGCAGCTCAGAAGTTGATGTAATTGATTAAGAGCTGACATAGCAGCTCAGAGGTTGATGTGGTGGTAGATCAAGAGCTGACGCAGCAGCATAGAGCCCGATGTGGCCGAACACGAGTTGTTAAAGCAGCTCAGAAATCGATGTAGTAAATTAGAAGTTGATATAATAACTCAGAAGCCGATATGACAGACTGATGTATCAAACTGATGTGACAATACAGAATTTGATATGTCAAAATATAAACTAATATAGCAGCTTAGAAACTGATGTGGCAGATCAAGAAACTAACGCAGCAAACTAATATATTTGGCAATGCTGATGTAGTTAACTAACACGATAGACTAATGCGTCTACTGATATAACTAGCTAACATAGCAAACTGGTGTGTCTATTGATGGGTTCGACTAATGTGACAGATTGACAAGTCTGCCGTAATGACTGATTGACTTGTCTGATGATGTGGCAGCGAGAAGACACATAAAAGATGACAGTTTTAGCGAGGACAGAGCTTAGAGAGAAGGCAACTGAAGGTCAATGATCCTCGTAGATGAAGAACCATGAAAGAGGAACAAGAGACCTTGAACTAGATGGTAATGAAGTCGGAGGCATCAAATAAAACCAAAGATGGAGAGAAAGGAGCCGAGCAACGGTGAGAAGAGACGACCGAAGATCTGAAGCTGAGAAGAAAAGTAGGGGAGAGCAGCTGCAgattcattaaaaaataaagaatcttCGAGTATTAATCCACCGAAAAATGGAAGATATGTAGATCTGCTAAGGAGTATGAGATCTTTGAATGTTAATTCACTAGAAAATAGAGGATCTGTGGAAAAATAGAAGATCTATAGATCCATCGAAAAATAGAGGATCTTCGAGTGTTAATTCACCCAAGAACAGAGATCAATAGATCGGCAATGGGGGTCTTCAAAACTTTTAGATATGGCAACGACGACCACAGCAAAGGCCGAAGAGATGGTGGCAGCATATTAGATGATCGGTGGCTCTGAtatcatattaaaatatttgcagaagaagaaaaaacaaaaaaaaagagaaaaataattttatttttctgttccgTCACATTCGATACATCTCAGGAGTTATATATACTCGTGTACAGActccatataaaaaaaataatataggttaaTATATGATCACGCTAacgaagaaaaatattatgtgtGATATAGGTTGTTATGTGATCCTTAAAATCACTCTAATAAGATaatgctaacaaaaaaaaaataatataggttgatataagatcatgctaataaaaaaaaatattataggtgATACAAGTTGTTACATGATCTCTAAAATTGTGCTAACATGTATAAATAAAAACATTCGTGAAGAGTTTCACAAAAACATTGCCTAAATTTGCTGGCATAGTGGATTTTAGACCCTCCTACAAAAAGTTGTGTGGCAAATGGCACCTAAAATAATCCTCCAACTATCGCTAACTCTAAGGATGTCAACAATCATTGCAACCATCGATTTTGTGACATTAGTGTCACAAGGTTGTTCTCCTTTGTAGCAGTTGTATTGCCTCATAAAGTTACTTGTTTTGTTGCATAAACAACaagaactccttttctttctgttttccCTCTTTCCTTAAATCCTTGTTGGACTTAGACTAATCTCACCCATTGTAAAGATTAAGAGTTGGAAGATTGATGTTTCAACACTCTCAAAAAATTTTTGATTCTTAGGCAAAACTATATTGTGATCTTGATTTTTAATCTGGTTATCTTTCTAAACTTTTGGTAAACTTCTCAGTTTTCTATATAATGCCTGAAACTTGGAatccttttataaaaaaaaactacacATGATAGGTTGAACCAAGATAGCCAccacatttttccttttctctttttttctttttctactttCTATTTCTCATAGTTTTCTCAACAACTATAGTTGGATGGATAGACAGACATATCTCTGATTTCCTGCCTGTGCATAAAAAGTTACAGTGATTCCTCCTTAAAATCATAAGCTGATACCAAATAATCGGCACAAGGCGTGATGGTTATTGTTATGGATTTCTCATTATAGATGTCAATAGGCTCCTAGAAAGTCTTATCTCTAAGATACAATACCTAATACTTTCATGAGACCCAAAAAGGCTATAATCCTCGGTGGTCTTGGAACTAAAAGACAGCCATCCCAACGTAATGAAGACAAGGAAAATGTTTTTCAATTAACAAACAAGATGGCTTTAGTTGAGAGATCTTGCTAAGCATCAGCTCTAAATGGGGTCCTCATTGTTAACAAACCACTAGATCTCAAAAGCTTAAGTTCTTAGGAAAGGGGTCAACAATGTATATCAAGCCTTAAAACCTCTTTCAAGGGGTCAACAATGTATATTAGGCCTTAAAACCTCTTTCATGTGCGACATGGATCATGCACATAAAGGCATAAACAAGTGATAAACTACTCAAGATAATGAGTTGGTACCAACTAGGAACAAGTCGGATAAGAAAAAAGACTCAAGATAATAAATGGGAggtatgaagaaaaattggcgTGACTGGAGATTTCAGCCCTAACTTACAATCGCTTTGATACCATGTTACCATGGAAGTAGTCAACAATGTACTTGTATATAGTAAGATTATTTGACATCCATTTGAGCTAAATAGTTGCACATCTTTACTTTTTGTTTATATTCTCTTACTGCAATTTCTAAGACATACAACTTAATGGCCATCAAGCCAAGAAGCTCAAGAAAAATGAACCAATGCGTACTTTGGCCTAAATCAGTTTATTGGAACATAAAATGCAtagaaaaaatagaattacttctAACAAGATTTTTGAGAAATTAGAAGTTGACAAACCATCTCTCATGGCTTCTTTTCACATAGAAAGGTCTCCTTTAAATAGGGAGGTCACAAGGTCCAATAACCTTGTGGACTAACCAACACATTTAGGGACCATCTCCCATAGTTTCACCTCACATGGAAAGGCTTCTTTATACAAGGAGGCCTTGTGTACCTATTATCTAGCCATGTGGACAAGACCTCCAACAAGACATGCAAGACCTATAAATTGAAGTTAAAATTGATGATAATTTTTGAGATCATAAACTAAGACGTGTAGGAAGAAACTATAGGTGGAATGATTTTGCAAAGATTTTGTCGAAAGACCTTCACCAATATTGTGTTGTAGCTATTGCTTGATAGCACTTAGCTATCAAAGTCGTGTATGATGACTAAAATTTTTTACAACAATGCTTGAACCTTGAAAAACTTTCCTCCTGATGACAAATTATATATTACAGGTGAGCCTGCATAATAAAGTTTAAACCTAATGGAGCCGTATAAGAAAATATAAGGTTAGTAGCCAAAGGTTACAATGAAGGTTTTATGTATTGAGGCATACTAGGGATAGATATTGTACTGGTAGAGAACTAGTATAGTACGGGAGATTAATACAATACAACACTACTTAGGGTTCACCAAACTAGTACCAGAGAACGTACCAGCCAGCGACCCGTTTGGCATGGTACATGTCTGTACCATGCCATTCCAGAATGTACGGAAACTGGGAGAGCCagagagggaggaaagagatgaaaagagagagagggaggggaagagagaggtcGAGAGAGAGAAGGCCCAAAAGCCCTCGTCAATCATTGTCCAATGTGGGAGGGAATAGGGAGAggcagcgggggagggagggagagggagagggaggaaggggtaGGCCCTCGGCCAACCCTAATCCTagcggagagaaagagagggagagggaaggggCACTTGCCGGTCATGCCCGAAGGGGGGCGGTGTGGGGAGGGTATAATTGAAAGGCCAAGTTGGATCGGCTTTAAATCAAGCCATGAGGGTTTAATCAAAATAGAGTTAGTTTGACCTATTTACCAAGCCGACAAGGCGAACCGACTTGTTCCTCGTCGGTTTGGTTCAGTATGCTCCAAACTGGATGGTTCAAGATGACATGACCAACAATGGCACCAATACATGGTATACGTTGTTTCAACTTAAGATCTTTAGCATGAACTAGTATGGAGATGTACTATGCCATGTTGTGTCCCACCATGCTAGTAATGCACCATTACAATGCTCAGTATCGAGACATAAAACCTTAGTTACAATCAACAACGATGAATTTATCATCTTCAAACACTAACGTTTAACTAGATTTAATTCTACAAGAATCACGTAtgcaataaattaaataaataagacTCGGCATGTTGCTGAAAACTGCAATTTAAAGTTGACAATTCGAAGAAGAAATCTATATGTAACAATCAAATGACTATGTGCAAGAAGGTCAAAGGGTCCAAAAGAAATTGTTAAAAGGAATTCAAACAAGAGACTAAGGATATGTTTGGATGTAACGGAATTCCATGGTTTTCCATGGGATAAGCTTATTCCAAGGAAATCCTAAGCCTCATGGAAATCCAATCCTCAAACCTGTTTGGACAAGATTTTAAAGTTTGAAAATTTTATGGAAAATTGCAGTTTCCATGGGAAAAAACAAATCTACTCatcttagtttttatttttcccaCATCTTGCACAAGCAGTGGGACTCCATGCTTCTCAAAACAAAACAATGCCTTctctaaaaaacaaaaaacaacaccccttcttcctcttcacttcTCTAAGCCCATCCTTATCTAACCCATCTTATATCCCTTCTATACTCCAAGACCACCTTCCAGCTTCTGCCATCGAATCGCAGAGCCTACCATTATCATATTTATGGTTTCTATGGAtaagactctctctctctctctctctctctctctcacacacacacacacacacacacatggagTTCTTTCTTTGGTTGAGTTGGGATTAACATTAGGAACAGGATTTGAGAAGAAGGCAGATGAAAAAGAGAAATGGTTTGAAATAgtattaaagaatggaggcagCAAGCTGTCCCTATGGAGTTTTTCCAGCATGGAGAAAAGCTGACTTTTTCCTTTCCTATCAAACAGTATCCAGAAGCTTATGGGATAGCTGATAATCTATGGTGGGTTTCCCCTATTCTGATCTTGGTTAGTATCTTGCAAGTATCTTACAGGTCAACGCATCTAGTTCTTGCTTGGTCGTTAGCAGTTTTGTAACTTTTGAGACTTTGTTTTGTTTCTAAATCCTCCATATTGTCCTGCTTGTTAAACAGTAAACATAGTTGAGTAATGTCAATGTCAATGTTGCTTAAAAAATGCAGAGCATATGTTATATAGCAATGGACATGGAAGTCTAAATGGTTTCCAATGCAAACTTTCTATGTATTCACTAGAAATGAAAATAATTTGTTAAAATGTCTTAGAAATGGCATGAAACAATTAAAATTGGTCTAGGTcataagaaaaaacaaaaaaatag
The Phoenix dactylifera cultivar Barhee BC4 chromosome 3, palm_55x_up_171113_PBpolish2nd_filt_p, whole genome shotgun sequence DNA segment above includes these coding regions:
- the LOC103720715 gene encoding zerumbone synthase isoform X1, whose translation is MSTSAGSVPPLSPRRLEGKVALVTGGAMGIGESIVRLFREHGAKICVVDIQDNLGQQLCKSLGGDPYVVFFHCDVTIEDDVHRAVDFTVRKYGTIDILVNNAGITGSKVVDIRNVDLKEFKKVFDVNVNGVFLGMKHASRVMIPKSKGSIISLASVASVIGGMGPHGYTGSKHAVLGLTRNVAAELGRHGIRVNCVSPYATPTSLSMPHLPENERREAALKGFLSFAGSHANLKGAELMVDDVAQAVLYLASDEAKYISGLNLMVDGGFTCVNHSLQPFD
- the LOC103720715 gene encoding zerumbone synthase isoform X2; this encodes MSTSAGSVPPLSPRRLEGKVALVTGGAMGIGESIVRLFREHGAKICVVDIQDNLGQQLCKSLGGDPYVVFFHCDVTIEDDVHRAVDFTVRKYGTIDILVNNAGITGSKVVDIRNVDLKEFKKVFDVNVNGVFLGMKHASRVMIPKSKGSIISLASVASVIGGMGPHGYTGSKHAVLGLTRNVAAELGRHGIRVNCVSPYATPTSLSMPHLPENERREAALKGFLSFAGSHANLKGAELMVDDVAQAVLYLASDEAKYISGLNLMVDGGFTCVNHSLQPFD